In Zingiber officinale cultivar Zhangliang chromosome 1A, Zo_v1.1, whole genome shotgun sequence, a genomic segment contains:
- the LOC122009799 gene encoding uncharacterized protein LOC122009799, whose amino-acid sequence MPSAHSAAVTAAATLLGLDRGFSDSVFGMSVVFAALFMYDAQGARREVGIHAKILNKIQNSQAEPTSQNREEDDCQSKRLRSSSMNCEQNSPVVSISSDKEDSYLFQRPAAIASSEVKISDCTKVDNTK is encoded by the exons ATGCCGTCTGCTCATTCCGCT GCTGTTACTGCTGCGGCTACTTTGCTTGGCCTAGATAG GGGATTCTCAGATTCGGTTTTCGGCATGTCTGTGGTATTTGCTGCTCTATTTATGTATGATGCTCAG GGTGCCCGGAGAGAGGTAGGCATTCATGCCAAAATCCTCAACAAGATCCAAAATTCCCAAGCAGAGCCAACATCTCAAAACCGGGAAGAAGATGACTGCCAAAGCAAAAGACTAAGAAGTTCCTCCATGAATTGTGAACAGAATTCTCCTGTCGTCTCCATTTCTTCTGACAAGGAAGACTCATACTTATTCCAAAGACCTGCTGCAATCGCATCTAGTGAGGTGAAGATTTCAGATTGCACAAAAGTGGATAACACCAAATAA
- the LOC122032239 gene encoding ring-infected erythrocyte surface antigen-like — protein MDSRRLPLSGYDRKLAEEVMFLHSLWRQGPPPNRTRSRNPTLGADLRDPGAPPPRDGRKRRQKKRIRGEIASSDLTGDVQPSESGGLPWPVEELPPPSTEWPPEKKLRSAPEPAPPPTSEEQAKVDAAIARQKALKASQLFFEDLYKEDEEGSEEDDNESIEFEDDLEKLKIYTFFIDIFTKDPILRQHYENSQTGEFNCLACAGIGMKGLKKYNNPVAILQHAHCTVTAKRKKGHRAFARALCKVLGYNFNMLPSLVLDAGERLGESLAKDVKAQKEAGIEEENQEHVEKQENENAVEEENTEDDAEEENMEDDAEEENMEDDVEEENTEDAEENMEDDVEEENTEDDPEEENIEDDVEEENIEGAVEKAENKEDVDQVGNKDAVEEENIEDAAEEGEDIFEEVENKDAAEHENTENSVEKGENIDAIEDENPPENITNNLTENPLESSFQ, from the exons ATGGACAGCCGCCGCCTTCCTCTCTCCGGGTACGACCGGAAGCTTGCGGAAGAAGTTATGTTCTTGCACTCTCTCTGGCGCCAGGGCCCGCCGCCTAATCGCACTCGCTCCCGAAACCCTACTTTGGGTGCCGATCTCCGTGATCCCGGCGCCCCCCCTCCACGCGATGGCCGGAAACGGAGGCAGAAGAAGAGGATTAGAGGCGAGATAGCCTCCTCAGATCTAACTGGCGACGTCCAGCCCTCCGAGAGCGGCGGGTTGCCGTGGCCTGTCGAAGAGTTACCGCCGCCTTCCACCGAGTGGCCGCCGGAGAAGAAACTGAGATCTGCGCCGGAGCCCGCCCCTCCCCCAACCTCCGAGGAGCAGGCCAAGGTCGACGCGGCGATCGCCCGGCAAAAGGCGCTCAAGGCGTCGCAGCTCTTCTTCGAGGATCTGTACAAAGAGGACGAAGAGGGATCCGAAGAAGACGACAACGAATCCATCGAATTCGAGGATGATCTGGAGAAATTGAAAATCTACACTTTCTTCATCGACATTTTCACAAAGGATCCGATCCTGAGGCAGCACTACGAGAACAGCCAGACCGGGGAATTCAATTGCCTGGCCTGCGCAGGAATCGGGATGAAGGGCTTGAAGAAGTACAACAATCCTGTCGCGATCCTGCAGCACGCACATTGTACAGTGACGGCCAAGAGGAAGAAAGGGCACCGGGCATTCGCCCGAGCCCTGTGCAAGGTTCTTGGCTACAACTTCAATATGCTTCCTAGCTTGGTTCTCGACGCCGGAGAGCGTCTCGGTGAGTCCTTGGCAAAGGATGTCAAAGCTCAG AAAGAAGCCGGTATCGAGGAGGAAAACCAAGAACATGTTGAGAAACAGGAAAATGAAAATGCAGTCGAGGAGGAAAACACAGAAGATGATGCTGAGGAGGAAAATATGGAAGATGATGCTGAGGAGGAAAATATGGAAGATGATGTCGAGGAGGAAAACACAGAAGATGCTGAGGAAAATATGGAAGATGATGTCGAGGAGGAAAACACAGAAGATGATCCTGAGGAggaaaatatagaagatgatgttgaGGAGGAAAACATAGAAGGTGCTGTAGAGAAAGCCGAGAACAAAGAAGATGTCGACCAAGTCGGAAACAAAGATGCCGTCGAGGAAGAAAACATAGAAGATGCTGCAGAGGAAGGGGAAGATATTTTTGAGGAAGTGGAAAACAAAGATGCTGCTGAGCACGAAAACACAGAAAATTCTGTAGAGAAAGGGGAAAACATAGATGCCATTGAAGACGAAAACCCACCAGAGAACATCACCAATAACCTCACAGAAAATCCACTTGAGTCATCCTTCCAGTAG
- the LOC122032231 gene encoding putative E3 ubiquitin-protein ligase UBR7: MADALKDETEQTVTIEEYIEELEAEELEADLVLGGDEGKECTYPSGYMKRQAIFSCLTCVPSGNAGVCTACSLSCHDGHEVVELWTKRKFCCDCGNSKFGEFSCKLHPDKEPENSENSYNHNFRGSYCTCGRPYPDPDAKEQIEMIQCCICEDWFHDNHLGLNSPDEIPRDEDGEPVYDDFICEKCATTFSFLKFYPASIWALPKQKNAPSVQSSTENVMVNGCLTSLSAKAIDSHISQSEIQADCSSSLSQPESSSTKKDSTCENGTEVNAMLEDKKARPEDRGSTATCPVGVDIIEATLPSEKAGPMFLLKKWRELLCKCRSCSEFYTLKGVEFLTDKEDTIEEYEKMGKSKREEKLKQQEGAELNFLNTLNHVQKIEIFSGIADMKNELHSFLESFDSSKPVTSEDIKGVFENLAKKKKQRLT, from the exons ATGGCTGACGCCTTGAAGGACGAGACCGAGCAGACCGTGACGATCGAGGAGTACATCGAAGAGCTCGAGGCGGAAGAACTG GAGGCTGATCTAGTTCTGGGGGGCGACGAGGGCAAGGAGTGCACGTATCCGAGTGGGTACATGAAGAGGCAGGCCATCTTCTCGTGTTTGACGTGCGTTCCTAGTGGCAACGCCGGGGTTTGCACAGCCTGCAGCCTCTCTTGCCACGATGGCCACGAG GTTGTGGAGTTGTGGACCAAAAGAAAATTTTGCTGTGATTGTGGCAACTCAAAGTTTGGGGAATTTTCTTGCAAGCTTCATCCTGATAAGGAGCCTGAAAACAGTGAGAACTCATACAACCATAATTTTAGAGGTTCTTACTGCACCTGTGGTCGTCCATATCCTGATCCAGATGCCAAAGAGCAAATTGAAATGATACAATGCTGTATATGTGAAGACTGGTTTCATGATAATCACCTTGGACTTAACTCTCCGGACGAG ATTCCAAGAGATGAGGATGGCGAACCTGTCTATGATGACTTCATCTGTGAAAAGTGTGCCACCACCTTTTCATTCCTGAAATTTTATCCTGCTTCTATATGGGCCTTGCCAAAGCAAAAGAATGCACCTTCGGTTCAGAGTAGCACTGAGAATGTGATGGTGAATGGCTGCTTAACTTCTCTGAGTGCCAAGGCGATTGACAGTCATATTTCCCAATCTGAGATTCAGGCAGATTGTTCAAGTTCACTCTCCCAACCGGAAAGTTCTTCTACCAAGAAGGATTCTACTTGCGAAAATGGCACTGAAGTAAATGCAATGTTGGAGGATAAGAAAGCACGGCCTGAGGATCGAGGCTCAACCGCCACATGCCCTGTTGGAGTGGACATTATCGAGGCAACCCTTCCCTCTGAGAAAGCAGGGCCCATGTTTCTCCTCAAAAAATGGAGAGAACTTCTTTGCAAATGTAGAAGCTGTAGTGAATTCTATACCCTTAAAGGAGTAGAATTTCTAACTGACAAGGAGGACACAATTGAGGAATATGAAAAGATGGGCAAGTCGAAGAGGGAGGAAAAATTGAAGCAACAAGAAGGAGCTGAATTGAACTTTCTCAACACTCTGAATCATGTCCAGAAAATAGAAATCTTCAGTGGGATAGCTGACATGAAGAATGAACTGCATTCCTTTTTG GAATCTTTCGATTCATCAAAGCCTGTGACATCGGAGGATATCAAAGGTGTGTTTGAAAACCTCGCCAAGAAAAAGAAGCAAAGGCTGACATGA